In Blautia sp. SC05B48, a single genomic region encodes these proteins:
- a CDS encoding heavy-metal-associated domain-containing protein, translating into MANAIVVIAVIIIMLFAGKGAYKHLKGEGACCGGGSKPEIPKKKLDGTKLGEKTMKITGMHCENCVASVTRAINRIDGAAAKVSLKKGEAVVSYDREISDEELKKVVEDRGYHVVSIQ; encoded by the coding sequence ATGGCAAATGCAATTGTTGTCATTGCTGTTATCATCATTATGTTGTTTGCCGGAAAAGGTGCATATAAACATCTGAAGGGGGAAGGTGCCTGCTGCGGAGGCGGCAGCAAGCCGGAGATTCCGAAGAAGAAGCTGGATGGAACCAAGCTGGGCGAGAAAACCATGAAGATCACCGGTATGCATTGTGAGAACTGTGTGGCCAGTGTCACAAGAGCTATCAACCGCATTGACGGTGCGGCAGCAAAAGTAAGCCTGAAAAAAGGTGAGGCAGTGGTTTCCTACGACAGAGAGATATCCGACGAAGAGCTTAAGAAGGTAGTGGAAGACAGGGGATATCACGTAGTTTCTATCCAGTAA
- a CDS encoding nitrogenase component 1, whose translation MKKEAYFATAEELARGGLEAIPPQMISGKHLIYSSPATLAFNSPGAEGFGVKRAGLAVPDSIMLIVAPGCCGRNTSLISSMPEYNDRFFYLMMDETDIVTGRHLKKIPKAVKEICDCCEKKPSVVMICITCVDALLGTDMERVCRKAEEKVDIPVRPCYMYALTREGRKPPMVHVRQSLYSLLEPQKKKGNVVNLLGFFSPLVDDCEMYELLQQAGVKTIHEISRCKDYEEYQTMSQANFNLVLHPEARFAAEDFHDRLKIPFIELRRLYQTDKIENQYRALGQVLGVSFDQEVYKKAAEEAVERFREVCPDASFAVGECMNGDPFELALALVRYGFRVPEIYGTITAENFVYIRHLAELSPDTKVFSNMEPTMLYYDPSGSGVNLTIGKDAGYYHRDQPNAVWNQDRQPYGYAGVRRLFETLTEKVLQKGEKV comes from the coding sequence ATGAAGAAGGAAGCATATTTTGCAACTGCAGAAGAACTGGCCCGGGGCGGGCTGGAAGCGATCCCTCCGCAGATGATCTCCGGGAAGCATCTGATCTACAGCTCTCCGGCAACTCTGGCATTTAACTCTCCGGGAGCGGAGGGCTTTGGCGTAAAGCGGGCCGGGCTTGCAGTGCCGGATTCCATTATGCTGATCGTGGCACCGGGATGCTGCGGAAGAAATACTTCTCTTATCAGCTCCATGCCGGAGTACAATGATCGATTTTTTTATCTGATGATGGACGAGACGGATATTGTTACAGGCCGTCACCTGAAAAAGATCCCGAAAGCGGTAAAAGAGATCTGCGACTGCTGTGAGAAGAAGCCGTCTGTGGTGATGATCTGTATCACCTGTGTGGATGCACTTCTGGGAACGGATATGGAACGTGTCTGCCGGAAGGCAGAGGAAAAGGTGGATATTCCGGTGCGTCCCTGTTACATGTACGCACTGACACGTGAGGGCAGAAAGCCGCCTATGGTCCATGTGCGCCAGTCCTTATACTCCCTCCTTGAGCCACAGAAGAAAAAGGGAAATGTGGTCAATCTTCTGGGATTTTTTTCGCCGCTGGTTGATGACTGCGAGATGTATGAGCTGCTGCAGCAGGCAGGCGTAAAGACCATCCATGAGATCTCAAGATGTAAGGATTATGAAGAATATCAGACCATGTCACAGGCCAATTTTAATCTGGTGCTTCATCCGGAAGCAAGGTTTGCAGCGGAGGATTTTCATGACCGGCTGAAGATTCCTTTTATTGAGCTTCGGAGGCTCTACCAGACAGATAAGATCGAAAATCAGTATCGTGCCTTGGGACAGGTTCTTGGAGTCTCTTTTGATCAGGAAGTGTATAAAAAAGCAGCAGAAGAGGCTGTGGAGCGATTCCGGGAGGTCTGTCCGGATGCGTCCTTTGCAGTAGGGGAGTGCATGAATGGAGATCCCTTTGAGCTGGCCCTTGCCCTGGTGCGGTATGGTTTCCGGGTGCCGGAGATCTACGGAACTATCACAGCCGAGAATTTTGTATACATACGGCATCTTGCGGAATTGAGTCCGGATACAAAGGTTTTTTCCAATATGGAACCCACCATGCTGTATTACGATCCGTCCGGGAGCGGAGTGAACCTTACCATAGGAAAGGATGCAGGATATTATCACCGGGATCAGCCAAATGCCGTGTGGAATCAGGACCGGCAGCCCTATGGCTATGCAGGGGTACGCAGGCTGTTTGAGACACTGACAGAGAAAGTTTTGCAGAAGGGAGAAAAGGTATGA
- a CDS encoding cytidylate kinase-like family protein, translating to MQDNNIREKCRELATRLYELDGEVYESVGSSLGRTFTGDREGTIRNLSALMYTKPDGHLLRSEMALISNMARTIKDKEEKSRLMKKYDEIFQEILTLPETFVATDIMDKERVALNHMIKRREKISENDHLVICISRTQGSAGNDIGFGLADKLRINYYDVEIFDQVLRRLEAEKGAVNDAEYFADFNKYEKKHKFDLKGWFREFNRYHGLPKQDAVFFNMSDLICDLASKEDCIIMGRCADAILKNNHIPHISLFITAPFAIRVQHVMDVRKMNMKQAVRFLKKMDSQHRQYYNFYGGAQWGKPDNYDLCINSASYGINETENLILKLLDDQIH from the coding sequence ATGCAGGATAATAACATTCGAGAGAAATGCAGAGAGCTTGCCACCAGACTTTATGAACTGGATGGCGAGGTTTATGAAAGCGTAGGATCTTCCCTTGGACGTACCTTCACCGGTGACAGAGAAGGCACTATCCGGAATTTAAGTGCTCTGATGTATACCAAACCGGACGGACATCTTCTTCGAAGCGAGATGGCACTGATCAGTAACATGGCCAGGACCATCAAGGATAAAGAAGAAAAAAGCCGTCTCATGAAGAAATATGATGAGATCTTTCAGGAGATCCTGACGCTGCCGGAGACTTTTGTTGCTACGGATATCATGGATAAGGAACGTGTGGCGCTGAATCATATGATCAAGCGCAGAGAAAAAATCTCTGAGAATGACCATCTGGTCATCTGCATCAGCCGTACACAGGGAAGTGCCGGTAATGATATCGGTTTCGGACTGGCAGACAAGCTTCGGATCAACTATTATGATGTGGAGATCTTTGATCAGGTATTAAGGCGTCTTGAGGCGGAAAAGGGCGCGGTCAACGATGCGGAATATTTTGCGGATTTCAATAAATATGAGAAGAAGCATAAATTTGATCTCAAGGGCTGGTTCCGGGAATTCAACCGTTACCATGGCCTTCCGAAACAGGATGCGGTATTCTTTAACATGAGTGACCTGATCTGCGATCTGGCCTCAAAAGAGGACTGCATCATTATGGGAAGGTGTGCGGATGCGATCCTCAAAAACAATCACATTCCACATATCAGTCTGTTTATCACAGCTCCTTTTGCTATCCGTGTGCAGCATGTTATGGATGTAAGGAAGATGAATATGAAGCAGGCAGTCCGTTTCCTGAAAAAGATGGACAGCCAGCACAGACAGTATTACAATTTTTACGGCGGAGCTCAGTGGGGCAAGCCGGATAATTACGATCTTTGTATCAACAGCGCAAGCTACGGAATCAATGAAACGGAGAATCTGATCCTGAAGCTGCTGGATGATCAGATCCACTAA
- the feoB gene encoding ferrous iron transport protein B: protein MSVTIALAGNPNCGKTTMFNALTGANQYVGNWPGVTVEKKEGKLKNQKDVTVTDLPGIYSLSPYTLEEVVSRDYLLKEKPDVIIDLVDATNIERNLYLATQLLEIGIPVVIALNMVDLLKKNNIHINVKGLSSALGCPIVETSALKGTGLKEVVDEAIKCANQHRVPSKQMEFPKAVEKAVNEIEGLVPANISEENRRWYAVKLLERDSKVKEGLNLPVSAQSRIEEIASELEKAEDDDTESIVTDGRYQYIQKVVSANVKRSGNKMTVSDKIDRIVTNRILGLPIFILTMFIVYYVSVTTVGTMVTDWTNDSFVGTIQSVVSDGLGNAGVADWLVSLVSDGIIGGLGAVLGFVPQMAILFLFLSILEDCGYMVRIAFVMDRVFRHFGLSGKSFIPLLISSGCGIPGIMASKTIEADNDRRLTIMTATFIPCGAKLPVIALMGGIMTAYATGDYVAAGFITPLMYFIGVIAVLVSAIILKKTKPFSGKPAPFVMELPQYHIPSVKTVLLHVWERLKGFIIKAGTILFLATVIMWILSSIGNTGSGIGFVEDSNDSIMAILGGILAPIFAPLGFGKWQPVAASISGFSAKESIVSTMGVLANVAGDDAEDTMIVGAAIKAWFPTAVAAFSFLLFNLLDSPCLAAISTMAHEMQSRKWFWFAILFQNIFAYVVTLCVYQIGLVVTGAGSFGIGTIVALILVAILLFLLFRPDPYKNQNDVTKRSVQAAE, encoded by the coding sequence ATGTCTGTAACAATAGCTCTTGCCGGAAACCCGAACTGTGGTAAGACTACAATGTTCAATGCTCTTACAGGCGCAAACCAGTACGTTGGTAACTGGCCAGGTGTTACTGTAGAGAAAAAAGAGGGAAAACTGAAAAACCAGAAGGACGTAACGGTAACAGACCTTCCGGGTATCTATTCACTTTCCCCGTATACACTTGAGGAGGTTGTCAGCCGTGATTACCTTCTGAAAGAGAAACCGGATGTGATCATCGATCTTGTGGATGCAACAAACATCGAGAGAAACCTGTATCTTGCAACCCAGCTTCTTGAAATCGGTATCCCGGTTGTTATCGCTCTTAATATGGTGGATCTTCTGAAGAAGAACAATATCCATATCAATGTAAAAGGCTTAAGCTCCGCACTTGGATGCCCGATCGTTGAGACATCTGCTCTTAAGGGAACAGGCCTTAAAGAGGTTGTTGATGAGGCGATCAAATGTGCAAACCAGCACAGAGTACCATCGAAGCAGATGGAATTTCCGAAAGCAGTTGAGAAGGCTGTAAACGAGATCGAGGGACTTGTTCCTGCAAATATCTCTGAAGAGAACAGAAGATGGTATGCAGTAAAGCTTCTTGAGAGAGACAGCAAGGTGAAAGAAGGACTGAACCTTCCGGTTTCTGCACAGTCCAGGATCGAGGAGATCGCTTCTGAGCTTGAGAAGGCAGAGGATGATGATACAGAGAGTATCGTAACGGATGGAAGATATCAGTACATCCAGAAGGTTGTTTCTGCAAACGTTAAGAGAAGCGGAAATAAGATGACAGTTTCCGATAAGATCGACCGTATTGTAACGAACCGTATTCTCGGCCTTCCGATCTTTATCCTTACCATGTTCATCGTTTATTATGTATCGGTAACAACAGTTGGTACCATGGTAACAGACTGGACAAATGACAGCTTTGTGGGAACCATCCAGAGTGTTGTATCGGATGGACTCGGCAATGCTGGTGTTGCTGACTGGCTGGTAAGCCTTGTATCTGACGGTATCATCGGTGGTCTTGGGGCAGTGCTTGGATTTGTTCCGCAGATGGCGATTCTGTTCCTGTTCCTTTCCATCCTTGAAGACTGCGGTTATATGGTTCGTATCGCATTCGTCATGGACCGTGTATTCCGTCATTTTGGACTTTCCGGAAAGAGCTTTATCCCGCTTCTTATCTCCTCCGGCTGTGGAATCCCTGGAATCATGGCTTCCAAAACGATCGAGGCAGATAATGACCGTCGTCTGACAATTATGACAGCGACATTTATCCCATGTGGTGCCAAGCTTCCTGTTATCGCTCTTATGGGTGGCATCATGACAGCTTATGCAACCGGTGACTACGTAGCTGCTGGTTTCATCACACCACTGATGTATTTTATCGGTGTTATAGCAGTTCTTGTATCTGCTATCATTCTGAAGAAAACCAAACCTTTCTCCGGTAAACCTGCTCCGTTTGTAATGGAGCTTCCACAGTATCATATTCCGTCTGTAAAGACAGTTCTGCTTCACGTTTGGGAGAGACTGAAAGGCTTCATCATCAAAGCCGGTACCATTCTTTTCCTTGCAACAGTTATCATGTGGATCCTTTCCAGCATCGGAAATACAGGAAGCGGAATCGGATTTGTTGAGGACAGCAACGACAGTATCATGGCTATCCTTGGCGGTATCCTTGCTCCGATCTTTGCCCCTCTTGGATTTGGTAAATGGCAGCCGGTTGCAGCCTCCATCTCCGGATTCTCCGCAAAAGAGTCCATCGTAAGTACAATGGGTGTTCTTGCAAACGTAGCTGGTGATGATGCAGAGGATACCATGATCGTCGGTGCAGCGATCAAAGCATGGTTCCCGACAGCAGTAGCAGCATTTTCTTTCCTGCTGTTCAACCTGCTTGACTCTCCGTGCCTTGCAGCTATTTCTACAATGGCACATGAGATGCAGTCCAGAAAATGGTTCTGGTTTGCAATTCTCTTCCAGAATATTTTTGCTTATGTTGTAACACTTTGTGTATATCAGATTGGTCTTGTTGTCACAGGTGCCGGTTCCTTCGGAATTGGAACGATCGTAGCGCTGATCCTTGTAGCGATCCTGCTCTTCCTTCTGTTCAGACCAGATCCGTACAAGAACCAGAACGATGTTACAAAGAGATCTGTACAGGCAGCAGAGTAA
- a CDS encoding FeoA family protein, with the protein MTLRDAAVGSTVVVSKITGDPAYKRRIMDMGITKGSEVYIRKVAPLGDPVEITIRGYELSLRKHDAACVEVK; encoded by the coding sequence ATGACTTTACGTGATGCAGCAGTAGGTTCTACAGTAGTTGTTTCCAAGATAACCGGCGACCCGGCTTACAAGCGTCGTATCATGGATATGGGAATCACAAAAGGCAGCGAGGTTTATATCCGAAAGGTAGCTCCTCTTGGAGATCCGGTTGAGATCACCATCAGAGGCTATGAGCTTTCTCTGCGTAAGCATGACGCAGCATGTGTGGAAGTAAAGTAA
- the hypF gene encoding carbamoyltransferase HypF translates to MEREITKMIRVYGIVQGVGFRPTVSRHAMARGIRGSVSNKGPYVEIFAQGKQQDVDAFIADIGNKPPKRAAILKLLEEPVEEPEKFTQFDIIESEKTKGEIFVSPDIAICDECKAEMFDPENRRYLHPFINCTCCGPRLTILDSLPYDRERTSMKEFPMCPSCADEYHNPDTRRYDAQPVCCNDCGPEVYLAGREERGREAITYTRKIIASGGIVAIKGIGGFHLCCDATSEEAVQRLRQRKQRPVKPFAVMAQDMEAVKKICKVSEEQEKILTGHQKPILLLDKLPGETGLCESIAPGNPKVGVMLPYAPVQLLLFHYDDGIRMPGLLVMTSGNTSGAPICRDDEEAAEELSHLCDCILSHNRKIRIRADDSVMDFYKGEPYMIRRSRGYAPLPFMVSTPWKGQVIAAGGELKNTFCIGVDNRFYPSPYVGDLEDLRTVKALKETIGRLETLLEVQPEVVVCDLHPKYNSTVVAEELGLPVLRVQHHYAHILSCMAENDCEEKVIGVSFDGTGYGTDGTIWGGELLVADCQGFTRLGSIEPFVQVGGDISAKEGWRIAVSLIWQNTGNLEKTLDTVRKLGLCTDQEAKVLVTMAQRKINAVTSTSAGRLFDGVSAILGIRRASTFEGEASTALEFAAEAWRKQREMQKKNPEENLKIRMSEKEDIPESTGISEASEDERKFILNTGEIVAYLIRARLAGEDPGKLAYGFHRALADEILAACEEAERQTGIRKVALSGGVFQNRLLLELVDDGLTEMGFKVLKHSLIPPNDGGIALGQAVYGMAYVQRHR, encoded by the coding sequence ATGGAGCGGGAAATTACGAAAATGATCCGTGTTTACGGGATCGTACAGGGAGTGGGATTTCGCCCTACGGTGAGTCGTCATGCTATGGCAAGAGGAATCCGTGGCAGTGTGTCCAATAAAGGACCCTATGTGGAGATTTTTGCTCAGGGTAAGCAGCAGGATGTGGATGCCTTTATCGCAGATATCGGGAATAAGCCACCGAAGCGTGCAGCTATCCTGAAGCTTCTTGAAGAACCGGTGGAGGAGCCGGAGAAATTTACACAGTTTGATATCATCGAAAGTGAGAAGACAAAGGGGGAAATCTTTGTCTCCCCGGATATCGCGATCTGCGATGAATGTAAGGCGGAGATGTTTGATCCGGAAAACAGGCGGTATCTGCATCCCTTTATCAACTGTACCTGCTGCGGTCCCAGACTGACGATCCTGGATTCCCTTCCTTATGACCGTGAACGGACCAGTATGAAGGAATTTCCTATGTGTCCCTCCTGTGCGGATGAGTACCATAACCCGGATACCAGACGCTATGATGCCCAGCCGGTGTGCTGTAATGACTGCGGCCCTGAGGTATACCTGGCGGGAAGAGAGGAACGGGGACGGGAGGCGATCACTTATACAAGGAAGATCATTGCTTCCGGCGGGATCGTGGCCATCAAAGGGATCGGTGGTTTTCACCTTTGCTGTGATGCTACCAGTGAGGAGGCTGTACAGCGGCTGCGGCAGCGGAAACAGCGTCCGGTGAAGCCTTTTGCAGTGATGGCACAGGATATGGAAGCTGTGAAGAAGATCTGTAAGGTCAGCGAGGAACAGGAGAAGATCCTTACCGGTCATCAGAAGCCGATCCTGCTGCTGGATAAGCTGCCGGGAGAAACGGGGCTTTGTGAGAGCATTGCCCCCGGGAATCCCAAGGTGGGTGTCATGCTTCCCTATGCACCGGTTCAGCTGCTTCTTTTTCATTACGATGATGGGATCCGGATGCCCGGGCTTCTGGTAATGACTAGCGGAAATACTTCCGGGGCGCCGATCTGCAGAGATGATGAGGAGGCGGCAGAGGAGCTTTCCCATCTCTGTGACTGCATTCTTTCCCACAACAGGAAGATACGTATCCGGGCCGACGATTCGGTGATGGATTTCTATAAGGGTGAACCCTATATGATCCGCCGTTCCCGCGGGTATGCGCCTCTTCCGTTTATGGTCTCCACACCCTGGAAGGGCCAGGTGATCGCAGCAGGTGGAGAACTTAAGAACACCTTCTGCATTGGTGTGGATAACCGTTTTTATCCTTCCCCTTATGTGGGAGATCTGGAGGATCTTCGAACGGTAAAAGCCCTGAAGGAAACGATCGGGCGGCTGGAAACACTTCTGGAGGTGCAGCCGGAGGTAGTGGTCTGTGATCTTCACCCTAAATATAATTCCACAGTGGTGGCAGAGGAGCTAGGGCTTCCAGTTCTGAGGGTGCAGCATCATTATGCACACATTTTATCCTGCATGGCAGAAAATGACTGCGAAGAAAAGGTGATAGGGGTTTCCTTTGACGGAACAGGCTATGGAACCGATGGAACCATCTGGGGCGGAGAGCTCCTGGTTGCAGACTGTCAGGGATTTACAAGGCTTGGAAGTATAGAACCCTTTGTCCAGGTTGGCGGAGATATTTCCGCAAAAGAAGGCTGGCGGATCGCTGTTTCCCTGATCTGGCAGAATACGGGAAATCTGGAAAAAACTCTGGACACTGTCCGGAAACTGGGACTTTGCACAGATCAGGAAGCAAAGGTACTGGTGACTATGGCACAGCGGAAGATCAATGCCGTGACTTCCACCAGTGCAGGAAGACTTTTTGACGGAGTCAGTGCGATCCTGGGGATCCGGAGAGCGTCTACCTTTGAGGGAGAAGCGTCCACAGCACTGGAATTTGCGGCGGAGGCCTGGAGAAAGCAGCGGGAGATGCAGAAGAAAAATCCGGAAGAAAATCTGAAGATACGGATGTCAGAAAAGGAAGACATTCCGGAAAGCACAGGCATCTCAGAAGCGTCTGAAGATGAACGAAAATTTATTTTAAATACAGGTGAGATCGTTGCATATCTGATCCGGGCAAGGCTTGCAGGAGAGGACCCCGGGAAGCTGGCTTATGGATTTCACCGGGCACTGGCAGATGAGATCCTTGCCGCCTGTGAGGAAGCAGAGAGACAGACCGGAATCCGGAAAGTGGCATTAAGCGGCGGTGTCTTTCAGAACCGGCTGCTTCTGGAGCTGGTAGATGACGGCCTTACGGAAATGGGGTTTAAAGTTCTGAAGCACAGCCTGATCCCGCCGAATGACGGAGGGATCGCACTGGGACAGGCGGTGTATGGGATGGCTTATGTGCAGCGGCACAGATAA
- a CDS encoding HypC/HybG/HupF family hydrogenase formation chaperone, with protein sequence MCVGLSAKVVKISDGTAVVDAGGAKREVSAQLLGDLEPGDYVMVHAGVAIAKITDDDEEETDQLMEELL encoded by the coding sequence ATGTGTGTAGGATTATCAGCAAAAGTAGTAAAGATCAGTGACGGAACAGCAGTGGTGGATGCAGGCGGCGCAAAGAGAGAGGTTTCCGCTCAGCTCCTGGGAGACCTGGAGCCGGGGGATTATGTGATGGTGCATGCAGGTGTTGCCATTGCAAAGATCACCGATGATGACGAGGAAGAGACAGACCAGCTGATGGAGGAACTGCTGTGA
- a CDS encoding nitrogenase component 1, with product MRGLRKYLTPFAPDQSGAVSVLYELGGIIVICDAGGCAGNVCGFDEPRWFEQKSAVFSAGLRDMDAILGRDDRLVAKLVDVAEKVEAGFAAIIGTPVPAVIGTDHQALRRMCEKKTDLPVLAVNTNGMELYDAGERKAYLELFKAFAREKQPVEAGKTGVLGMTPQDVSDLKAADKIREKFRTRGQRAVCYGMGDGLDEVKKASSAEKNIVVSPAALECARYLEKTFGTPYEVGYPLAEELVPDMDYTGKKILIVQQQVMAGSIREELRKRGADGELTVASWFSMEKDLLEEGDVSLRDEEDYMELAEKGGYDVIFADPCMKRMTKAFSGVFVDTVHFAVSGKCR from the coding sequence ATGAGAGGACTTCGGAAATATCTGACACCCTTTGCACCGGATCAGTCCGGAGCTGTGTCAGTGCTGTATGAGCTTGGCGGGATCATCGTGATCTGTGATGCAGGAGGATGTGCGGGAAATGTCTGCGGCTTTGATGAACCAAGATGGTTTGAACAGAAAAGCGCGGTATTCAGCGCAGGACTTCGGGATATGGATGCCATCCTGGGACGGGATGACCGCCTGGTTGCCAAGCTTGTGGATGTAGCAGAAAAGGTGGAGGCAGGCTTTGCAGCCATTATCGGAACACCGGTACCTGCTGTGATCGGAACGGATCATCAGGCACTGCGGCGGATGTGCGAGAAGAAAACAGATCTTCCGGTGCTTGCAGTAAATACCAACGGAATGGAGCTTTATGATGCGGGAGAGCGGAAGGCTTATCTGGAGCTTTTTAAAGCCTTTGCCCGGGAAAAGCAGCCTGTGGAGGCTGGTAAGACAGGAGTTCTCGGAATGACACCTCAGGATGTCAGTGACCTGAAAGCAGCAGACAAGATCCGTGAAAAATTCCGTACCAGAGGACAGAGAGCAGTCTGCTATGGAATGGGAGACGGGCTTGATGAGGTAAAAAAAGCCTCCTCTGCGGAAAAAAATATTGTGGTTTCTCCTGCGGCACTGGAATGTGCCAGATATCTGGAGAAAACCTTCGGAACACCTTATGAGGTGGGATATCCTCTGGCGGAAGAGCTGGTTCCTGATATGGATTATACAGGAAAAAAGATTCTCATCGTGCAGCAGCAGGTGATGGCCGGTTCCATAAGAGAGGAGCTACGGAAACGTGGTGCGGACGGAGAGCTCACCGTGGCAAGCTGGTTTTCCATGGAAAAAGATCTCCTGGAGGAGGGCGATGTGTCATTAAGGGATGAGGAAGATTACATGGAACTGGCAGAGAAGGGCGGATATGACGTGATCTTTGCAGATCCATGTATGAAGCGGATGACAAAGGCTTTTTCAGGAGTGTTTGTGGATACAGTGCATTTTGCAGTATCCGGAAAATGCAGGTAG
- a CDS encoding nucleotide-binding protein — protein sequence MLKVAVYGKGGIGKSTVTSNLAAAFAAMGKRVIQIGCDPKADSTINLLGGEPLRPVMNYMREEDEEPEKLEDISKEGFGGVLCIETGGPTPGLGCAGRGIIATFQLLEDLKLFETWKPDVVLYDVLGDVVCGGFAAPIREGYAEKVLIVTSGEKMALYAANNISSAVRNFEDRSYARIFGIVLNHRNVENETEKVNAFAEKNNIPIVGEIPRSDEIIRWEDQGKTVIEGDENSEISEKFFALARKLLESEETEKEDI from the coding sequence ATGCTGAAGGTAGCAGTATACGGAAAGGGCGGTATCGGAAAGTCTACAGTGACGTCCAACCTGGCGGCGGCTTTTGCAGCCATGGGGAAAAGAGTGATCCAGATCGGTTGTGATCCCAAGGCGGATTCCACCATCAATCTTCTTGGGGGAGAACCTCTGCGGCCGGTAATGAATTATATGCGGGAAGAGGATGAGGAGCCGGAAAAGCTGGAGGATATTTCAAAGGAGGGTTTTGGTGGAGTCCTCTGCATTGAGACCGGCGGCCCCACGCCGGGACTTGGCTGTGCAGGCAGAGGTATCATCGCAACCTTTCAGCTTCTGGAGGATCTGAAGCTTTTTGAGACCTGGAAGCCGGATGTAGTGCTTTACGATGTTCTTGGAGATGTAGTATGCGGCGGTTTTGCGGCACCGATCCGGGAGGGCTATGCGGAAAAAGTACTCATTGTCACATCCGGAGAGAAAATGGCACTCTATGCAGCCAATAATATTTCCAGTGCTGTGCGGAATTTTGAGGATCGAAGCTATGCGAGAATCTTCGGGATCGTGCTGAATCACAGGAATGTGGAGAATGAAACGGAAAAAGTAAATGCTTTTGCAGAAAAAAATAATATCCCGATCGTGGGTGAGATCCCGAGAAGTGACGAGATCATCCGATGGGAGGATCAGGGCAAAACGGTGATCGAGGGAGATGAGAATTCTGAGATCAGTGAGAAATTTTTTGCACTGGCCAGGAAGCTATTGGAAAGTGAAGAAACGGAGAAGGAGGATATATGA
- a CDS encoding FeoA family protein — translation MQPILFLQSGDTGTIKRISGAEDTRRFLAGLGFVENAEVTVVSQFDGNLIVNVKDSRVAVNKEMARHIMV, via the coding sequence ATGCAGCCGATTTTATTTTTACAGTCAGGTGATACGGGCACGATCAAGCGTATTTCAGGAGCGGAGGATACAAGAAGATTTCTTGCAGGCCTTGGTTTTGTTGAGAATGCGGAAGTGACAGTTGTTTCCCAGTTTGACGGCAATCTGATCGTAAATGTCAAGGATTCCAGAGTAGCAGTCAATAAAGAAATGGCCAGACACATTATGGTGTGA
- a CDS encoding FeoB-associated Cys-rich membrane protein, whose product MSMIADIIVLALVIAYGVFVISYLYSRKKQGLSCVGCAGNTRTGGCAGHCSGCSGCSGCNGMHK is encoded by the coding sequence ATGAGTATGATAGCGGATATTATTGTACTGGCACTGGTGATCGCATATGGCGTATTTGTGATCAGTTATCTCTATTCAAGAAAGAAACAGGGGCTCAGCTGTGTCGGCTGTGCCGGTAATACACGTACAGGCGGTTGTGCCGGCCATTGCTCCGGCTGTTCCGGCTGCTCCGGGTGCAATGGAATGCATAAGTGA